In Oncorhynchus gorbuscha isolate QuinsamMale2020 ecotype Even-year linkage group LG08, OgorEven_v1.0, whole genome shotgun sequence, one genomic interval encodes:
- the LOC124040704 gene encoding uncharacterized protein LOC124040704, whose product MVAEGHSEKRVHVKDLDEVYDSNLVNRFTEGVTLNYKYLQRLEGRLDMKKLQIDRLNAEANFDLSSCCCYGSDSCSGGPSCSYTSDSWSERSSCRYTSDSCSGRSSCSYTSDSWSERSSCRYTSDSCSGRSSCGNTSRTKTHSRSHCRSSRSSSRPSGGDCSTCRHCNKRPDRFLGDSLDSPYPLDSLDCPHPLDSPSPVESPRQPFSLSPLPGDDKGHVRYYGSTQASNTSCRSTRHSSENASQWFSPSPSSSSKYVNPSDSRLPLEYHQSPRQPTIGYYDTTKMEDKGDYVPVVATTVKFSPGCKDRSNPADCSETQKANCVDHSKTPMTVFEIVPGKSDPPVLHSWNQRRLEVAHNERLKGGGTNTTSNLTSTSTHLETTQSTSTSSQAKTRRIARKTTSLPDFSPQRVNNPPSLSGLEGKDKPSIRMYLQGGAQITFITQDIQEKLESHVRRKQSQCLWGFPKLVTRYVGDHLADLAAQAPSASGDSKTVKIPGKIMGNVSDHVGRGQRNTELCFRLSNRTRPGEEREETQATSPAATAKLKDNLYSSPANSRPVEKTPFTSTSSTTTPQPAETHTTRPTQTSRSLDESSLQMALNPVTLTQERRQLEMHVKSSNPPLPGMVATSQTTLSSATRQPTRQPIQAAALDPLKCPALLRRRDPSAAEGYASSMDPEAPRCQEENLVMKPTSSATPSTSSAHPHSSALETWTGIDTVSGPRSASTPIRLLCYDTDTERLFVFTT is encoded by the exons GATGAGGTCTACGACTC AAACCTGGTCAACAGGTTCACAGAGGGAGTCACCCTCAACTACAAATACCTCCAGCGCTTGGAGGGGCGGCTGGACATGAAGAAGCTACAGATAGACAGACTGAACGCTGAAGCGAACTTTGACCTCTCTTCCTGCTGCTGCTATGGTTCTGACTCCTGCTCTGGTGGACCCTCCTGCAGCTACACCTCTGACTCCTGGTCTGAGAGGTCCTCCTGCAGATACACCTCTGACTCCTGCTCTGGGAGGTCCTCCTGCAGCTACACCTCTGACTCCTGGTCTGAGAGGTCCTCCTGCAGATACACCTCTGACTCCTGCTCTGGGAGGTCCTCCTGCGGAAACACCTCTAGAACTAAAACACATTCTAGATCACATTGTAGATCTTCCAGGTCCTCCTCCAGACCTAGTGGTGGTGACTGCAGCACCTGCCGACACTGTAACAAACGGCCGGACAGGTTCCTGGGCGATAGTCTGGATAGTCCCTACCCATTGGATAGCCTGGATTGCCCTCACCCATTGGATAGCCCCAGCCCAGTGGAAAGCCCCAGACAACCATTTAGTCTTAGCCCACTACCAGGAGATGATAAGGGGCACGTCAGATACTACGGCTCCACGCAAGCCTCCAACACCTCCTGCCGTTCGACTCGCCACTCCTCTGAAAATGCCTCCCAATGGTTCTCTCCCAGCCCCTCGAG CTCCTCTAAGTACGTGAATCCTTCTGACTCTCGGCTGCCTCTGGAATATCATCAAAGCCCTCGGCAGCCTACTATTGGTTACTACGACACCACCAAGATGGAGGACAAAGGGGACTATGTTCCTGTGGTTGCTACTACTGTTAAATTTTCACCTGGCTGCAAAGACCGCTCCAACCCCGCTGACTGCTCCGAGACTCAGAAGGCCAACTGTGTAGACCATTCCAAGACTCCGATGACAGTGTTTGAGATCGTTCCAGGGAAAAGTGACCCACCTGTCCTGCACAGCTGGAACCAACGACGCCTAGAG GTAGCCCATAATGAGAGACTGAAGGGAGGAGGGACCAACACCACCTCtaacctgacctctacctccaccCACCTCGAAACCACCCAGTCCACCTCAACCTCATCTCAGGCTAAAACAAGAAGGATCGCCAGGAAAACCACCAGCCTTCCAGACTTCTCCCCGCAGCGTGTCAACAACCCTCCTAGTCTCAGTGGGTTGGAGGGTAAAG ACAAGCCGTCCATCCGGATGTACCTGCAGGGTGGGGCCCAGATCACCTTCATCACCCAGGATATCCAGGAGAAGCTGGAGTCCCATGTCCGTCGCAAGCAGAGCCAGTGCCTCTGGGGATTCCCCAAGCTGGTTACCAGGTACGTGGGAGACCACCTTGCCGACCTGGCTGCCCAGGCCCCCTCCGCTTCCGGCGACAGCAAGACGGTTAAAATCCCTGGCAAGATCATGGGCAACGTAAGCGACCATGTTGGCCGAGGGCAGCGAAACACAGAGTTGTGTTTCAGGCTGAGTAACAGGACAAggccaggggaggagagagaggagacccagGCTACTAGTCCTGCAGCTACAGCCAAACTCAAGGACAATTTATACAGCTCACCTGCCAACAGCAGGCCTGTGGAGAAGACTCCCTTCACCAGCACCAGCAGCACCACTACTCCCCAGCCAGCCGAGACCCACACTACCAGACCCACCCAGACCAGCCGATCTCTGGACGAGTCCTCCCTCCAGATGGCCCTGAACCCAGTGACCCTGACCCAGGAGAGACGCCAGCTGGAGATGCATGTGAAGAGCTCAAACCCCCCCCTCCCTGGCATGGTGGCCACCAGCCAGACAACCCTTTCCTCAGCAACCAGGCAGCCAACTAGGCAGCCCATCCAGGCAGCAGCCCTCGACCCTCTGAAATGCCCTGCGCTACTAAGGCGGAGGGATCCGTCGGCAGCGGAGGGATACGCGTCTTCTATGGACCCAGAGGCACCGAGGTGTCAAGAGGAGAATCTGGTGATGAAGCCCACATCTTCGGCCACCCCTTCGACCTCCTCAGCCCACCCTCACAGCTCAGCTCTGGAGACTTGGACCGGCATAGACACTGTCTCAGGACCCCGCTCTGCCTCCACCCCCATACGACTGTTGTGTTATGACACGGACACAGAAAGGCTATTTGTGTTTACTACATAG